A region of Granulicella aggregans DNA encodes the following proteins:
- a CDS encoding dihydrolipoyl dehydrogenase family protein, translated as MPSSSDHFDILVLGSGEGGKYIAWSMANAGKKTAVVERRYIGGSCPNIACLPSKNFVHSAKVAHYASQAAAFGLPVASGPIDMEVVRGRKRAMVEGLIEMHQGRFAQTGAQLILGEGRFTAPKTLHVDCADGMTRILTADTIVLSTGSRATIDPIPGLGEAAPLTHIEMLESGQVPSHLIILGGGYIGLEFAQAMRRLGSAVTVVERNPRVLHREDEDVSALLTTLLEREGVNFLTNANVDSVSGTSGTKVTIYVNHSESQSKNLVMLTGSHLLVAAGRTPNTQDIGLDLLGVDLKPSGHIQVDELLRTSAKNIFAVGDCAGSPHFTHIAFDDYRIVRDQLTQGKYRSTTARQVPFCLFTDPEFARIGLSESDAKRRGISYRLARLPMIGVLRTRTMGETEGFLKALIAPDDTILGFTAVGIGTGELLAPVQLAMSANLPYTALRDLIVTHPTLTEGLVYLFASGLTKP; from the coding sequence ATGCCAAGCTCATCCGACCACTTCGACATTCTGGTCCTCGGCAGCGGCGAAGGCGGAAAATATATCGCCTGGAGTATGGCCAACGCCGGTAAGAAAACGGCCGTCGTCGAACGTCGCTATATCGGGGGGTCCTGCCCGAACATTGCGTGTCTGCCCAGCAAGAACTTTGTTCATTCGGCCAAGGTGGCGCACTATGCCTCTCAGGCCGCCGCCTTCGGCCTTCCTGTCGCTTCTGGCCCAATTGACATGGAGGTCGTTCGGGGCCGAAAACGTGCCATGGTCGAGGGTCTCATCGAGATGCACCAGGGCCGCTTCGCTCAAACGGGAGCCCAACTCATTCTGGGCGAGGGCCGCTTCACAGCGCCGAAGACTCTACATGTCGACTGTGCTGACGGCATGACCCGCATTCTTACCGCCGACACCATCGTCCTCAGCACCGGCTCGCGTGCCACCATCGACCCTATTCCCGGTCTCGGCGAAGCTGCCCCTCTTACCCACATCGAGATGCTCGAGAGTGGCCAGGTCCCTAGCCACCTCATCATCCTAGGAGGCGGATACATCGGCCTAGAGTTCGCTCAGGCGATGCGCCGTCTCGGCTCCGCTGTCACCGTCGTCGAGCGCAATCCTCGTGTTCTCCACCGCGAAGACGAAGACGTCTCAGCCCTCCTCACGACTCTGCTTGAGCGTGAGGGCGTTAATTTCCTCACGAACGCCAACGTTGATAGCGTCTCCGGCACCTCCGGCACAAAAGTTACCATCTACGTTAACCATTCCGAAAGCCAGTCCAAGAATCTTGTTATGCTTACCGGCTCTCACCTGCTCGTAGCTGCCGGTCGCACACCCAACACCCAGGACATAGGCCTGGACCTTCTCGGCGTCGATCTCAAGCCCTCCGGTCACATCCAGGTCGACGAGCTTCTCCGTACCTCGGCTAAGAACATCTTCGCTGTGGGCGACTGCGCTGGTAGCCCTCACTTCACCCACATTGCTTTCGACGACTATCGTATCGTTCGCGACCAACTCACCCAAGGCAAATACCGCAGCACCACAGCCCGCCAAGTTCCCTTCTGTCTTTTCACCGACCCCGAGTTCGCTCGCATCGGCCTCAGCGAGTCAGACGCAAAGCGCCGGGGCATTTCCTATCGTCTCGCCAGACTGCCTATGATCGGCGTCCTCCGTACTCGCACCATGGGCGAGACTGAAGGTTTTCTGAAGGCCCTCATCGCACCCGACGACACTATCCTGGGCTTCACGGCTGTAGGCATTGGCACAGGCGAGCTCCTTGCGCCGGTCCAGCTCGCCATGTCCGCCAATCTGCCCTATACCGCTCTCCGCGACCTGATTGTCACCCATCCCACCCTCACCGAAGGTCTCGTCTACCTGTTTGCTTCCGGCCTGACCAAGCCATAG
- a CDS encoding RNA polymerase sigma factor: protein MINTPLNELLTQRKLFLAFVRRRVSDAALAEDILQNCYLRAFEHQGEFEQDESAIAWFYRLLRNAVIDRYRRNKSQEKALELLARELETSAQRSPELHTEACACLHDIIKDLKPEYSEALLAVDLGEQRVQDFAKQHNLSASNAGVRLHRARTALRKRLIQTCASCAEHGCLDCTCKKHAPSADQL from the coding sequence ATGATCAACACGCCGCTAAACGAACTTCTGACTCAACGAAAGCTCTTCCTTGCCTTTGTCAGACGACGGGTCTCCGACGCTGCGCTGGCTGAAGACATTCTTCAGAACTGCTATCTTCGCGCCTTCGAGCACCAGGGGGAATTCGAGCAGGATGAATCGGCAATTGCGTGGTTCTACCGCCTGCTCCGCAATGCTGTAATCGACCGATACCGCCGGAACAAGTCTCAGGAAAAGGCGCTCGAGCTGTTGGCTCGCGAGCTTGAAACATCGGCCCAGCGATCTCCGGAGCTCCACACCGAAGCATGCGCCTGTCTTCATGACATCATCAAGGATCTCAAGCCCGAATACTCCGAAGCGCTCCTGGCGGTGGATCTGGGAGAGCAGCGTGTACAGGACTTCGCAAAGCAGCACAATCTTTCTGCTTCAAATGCAGGTGTGCGTCTTCACCGTGCGCGTACAGCCCTGCGAAAGCGGTTGATTCAGACCTGTGCGAGCTGCGCGGAACACGGCTGCCTCGACTGCACTTGCAAGAAGCACGCACCTTCTGCTGACCAGCTCTGA
- a CDS encoding response regulator — MNPIKVLAVDDHQLLREGIASVLEGEPDMVLVSEASSGVEAVEQYRVHRPDVTLMDLQMPGMNGIDAITAIRREYPISRFIILTTYQGDVQALRALKAGASGYLLKSMLRKDLLDTIRAVHAGRRYIPPEIASELASHVADDVLTEREVEVLKSVAMGNSNKIIANGLNVSEATVKGHMKNILSKLDANDRTHAVIIAIKRGIIDG, encoded by the coding sequence ATGAATCCAATAAAGGTCCTGGCGGTTGACGATCATCAGCTCCTGCGAGAGGGAATTGCCTCGGTCCTCGAGGGCGAGCCGGACATGGTCCTTGTCTCGGAGGCATCGAGCGGCGTAGAAGCAGTCGAACAGTATCGTGTACATCGACCGGATGTCACGCTCATGGACCTACAGATGCCGGGCATGAACGGCATCGATGCCATCACCGCGATACGCCGCGAATACCCTATCTCGCGCTTCATCATCCTGACGACTTATCAGGGCGACGTGCAGGCCTTGCGGGCATTAAAGGCCGGAGCCTCCGGATATCTTTTGAAAAGTATGCTGCGAAAGGATCTGCTGGATACGATCCGGGCGGTCCACGCGGGGCGGCGGTACATCCCGCCAGAGATTGCGTCTGAGCTCGCCAGTCATGTGGCGGATGATGTCTTGACCGAAAGAGAGGTCGAAGTCTTGAAGAGTGTAGCCATGGGGAACTCAAACAAGATCATCGCGAATGGCCTTAACGTCTCAGAAGCGACGGTAAAAGGTCATATGAAGAATATCCTCTCAAAGCTCGATGCAAACGACCGAACTCACGCGGTAATCATCGCGATCAAGAGGGGGATCATCGATGGATAG